CAGGCTATAGGGTGTGATGACAATGGGATTTAACTCCATGTCTTGAACTCATCAGTGTAGTGTGAATTATGACGAGCCTGCGTTTGAACATATCACTTTTAACTTGGATGCATGTGTTTGTggccttctactccctccgttcctaaatagaagactttttagagatttcaatatggactacatacagagcaaaatgagtgaatctatagtCTAAACTAtgtagtgttactattcatcacccggggtgcagaataagttattcttcacccgaggtaatcttacgatcgcttcctaaataaattacgtttatagttacatgcatattgattcaatatgtaaaatttggtataaaaaacaaaaatataggttataagactagtatgtatattttacactatgtttttacattcgtaattttacgtaacatataATATTTTTTATGGCGAGTGCATATTTTCTTACATTCTCTTTTTATGTATAAAATAAGACAAAAATTACGAAACGTAAAAATACGATGCATttatgtcaaaatagagagggagtgaagaataactattcctcacccaggatgacgaatagcgcgactatctatatacatccatatgtagccAATATTAAAATCTCTAGaacgacttatatttagaaacaaagcGAGTACTTGCTTGCATGCTTCCCATTTGATCTTTGCTTAAAGCAAATACACACGCTAGTAGGATTATCATCATGATCCACTGTGGGATCAGATGCAACCGTAATGTGACTGTTCTTTTAATGCTGAAAGAAAATTACTAGCATCTGCAATGGACAGCAGAATCCATTTTATTCAGACTCTAGAAACTGTATGAACACCACGGATGCAACAAACAGCAGCACGGACCGACTCATGGGGCAAAACCTAGGCTGAAGATAAGCACACAAATGTACATGATGTACAGGACACGCACAGATTACACAACCTGGGAATCATCCACAGGCTAATTGTCAATTATTATTACGAATAACACTGGATGGTTCAATAAGTTGCGGCCAACTGGATATATAGGACTCCGGCAAactaaaacacatgtagacatttGCGACCATGAGATCAGGCATGGTTACTCGCTGGCTTGACAACGGTGACCGGGCAGGCGGCGTTGTTCACGACGTAATCGCTGACGCTGCCCAAGAGCACCCTGCAGTTCAGAGATGCAAAAGATTAGCACTCTACTATGACGAAACAAACAATGTGCCTGAAGAGCAGTTTGGAGGTCGTTTGGTCGGTGGTCGCAACCTCTTGAGCTTGCCAAGGCCCCTGCTCCCAATGACCAGGGAGCTGATGGGCATGTCATGGATGGCTTGGCACAGCTTCTCGCGGGGATCTCCAAACAGGACTTTGGAAACCACGGCAACCTGCCGAAAAATGAAAATGCGGGATCTTGTTACAGCAAATGTGTCAAGGAGACCACGGTGGTGGTACATTATGGTGTGGAGTGGTCACCTCCTTCTGCTTCGCTATAGTGTTGAGCATGTCCAGCGTTTCAGCATCAGGCTTCACACCATACTTCTTTGCAATTGAAGGGTGAGAGAACTCCGAGAGGGGGATCAAAGCTGAAATGGAAAAAAGAAATGAGTACAGTGAGCACTGAGCAGTAGGCCACAGTTGTAAAACAACTTTATTTAGATAAACAAGGTGTGAGCATGTAAACTGCATGAACAAGGAATATCACACATGCCATTCATGGTTCATTCGCTCTATGAACAAGAATAACTAGTAATTTATTTAATTGATGTGTCCATATTTAACACTGTTCATAGCATCACATACACATCAGCACATGCAACGTTTAGTTAACTACGATGATGGATGAGCTGATGAATACAGTATATTGATTCTAGGGAACATAACTGCTGTATTCTATAGTATAGCGTAAAAAACGTATTGTATTTTTTTACAATTTTGGTTAACTGAGGGATCAAATATGTAGTCAACTTTATTTGCACTTTTTTTACAATAAATTCTTGCTCTGCCCAATAGAAACACAAACACTGCTTGAAAAGAGTTGGAACTTCTTTTTTCTAACTTATGTTATCAACTATTTCGTGTTTACAAAGATCGTTGGATTTCAAAGACATGGGCTTCATTTTTTTAGCTTCTTATTACCTGCGggatattatgggatggagggagtattaaaaaTGAACCTATTGGCTGCCAGAACGGATCTCTGAAGCTTAAATTGTAAGTGTAGCAAATCCTATGATCCATGTGTAGTAACTGAATTTGCAAGCGCTAACAAATTACTATTGTTCATCCAGGCTAATGTTTAACAAAACAAACAGGTTAGACCCAGAGCTTAATAAGAAATGGTTCGATCCAGAGTTAGGATCGGCTGGTCAGTTCACCA
This DNA window, taken from Triticum aestivum cultivar Chinese Spring chromosome 1D, IWGSC CS RefSeq v2.1, whole genome shotgun sequence, encodes the following:
- the LOC123180589 gene encoding universal stress protein PHOS34, which codes for MAADGGRWVGLAVDFSEGSRAALQWAADNLLRAGDNLLLLHVLKDPDYEQGETLLWEASGSPLIPLSEFSHPSIAKKYGVKPDAETLDMLNTIAKQKEVAVVSKVLFGDPREKLCQAIHDMPISSLVIGSRGLGKLKRVLLGSVSDYVVNNAACPVTVVKPASNHA